The sequence ACATTTTCGTATCGATTTATGTTGAAATCTATCGGTTATAAGATGCATCTAAGTAGTACACAGTAGGTATAGGGTACAGTACCCAGAGATATCAGTTAGCGCTCTGGAGGCTCGGTTCCCCCACTgcttctgcacgtgatgggtgGAGAGTCTagtttcttctctcctcctaCTCTCTTACTTGCAAAACGTAGAATTAATCTCTAGACACCGTGCAGGCCCTGGGTACAAGGCTAGAGCCACAACCTTCCGAAAACATGCGTGCGCGAGCGTAGATATTAATTATACAGTTCAACGATTCGCTCTGTTGGCAGTTTTGGTTGCGTGGTAACTACATCCGGGTTATCGTCACAGACGAGGTTACTTAGTACGGTGTACATTTCCTTTCTCATCGAACGGTCCCGCTCTCATTTTTCGGTGAGACGAGATGGCAACTTTACCACCACCACACCCAGACGAGCTGCAGAAGCCTCCAGAGTATTCTCCGCCGCAGCAGGGCTATCCTCCCCAAGGGTACCCACCCCCGGGATATCCACCACAGAGATATCCACCACCAGGGTATCTACCTCCAGGGTATCCACCACAGCAGCCATACTATCCGCCGGCACCAGGACCTCAAGGTCAGCAGTCATCAGTAAGCGGAAACGCCCATCTGTTTATACGACTTCCGTCTGTGTTCCGTTCTAGCATTTCGGCGTGATGTTGCTTTCTTTCCGTGTTGTAGAACGTTGTCGTCGTCGGAGCCGCGCAGCCGACGCAGCATGTTACCACCGTTATACGGTAAGGACGCTCAAATGCACGCGTGCGCTGTACACAGGATCggccatggtcacgtgacgttaAGACGTCCAATCACACGTTTAATGACGTATCAACCACGAGCATCTAgggtcacgtgtgtgtgtgtgtgtgtgtgtgtgtgtgtgtgtgtgtgtgtgtgtgcgtgcgtgtgtgtttgcgtgcgtgtgtgtctgtgtgtctgtgtgtgtgtgtgtgtgtgtgtgtgtgtgtgtgtgtgtgtctgtgtctgtgtctgtgtctgtgtctgtgtctgtgtctgtgtctgtgtgtgtgtgtgtgtgtgtgtgtgtgtgtgtgtgtgtgtgtgtgactgtgtgcgtgcgtgtggtgtggtgtggtgtgtgtgtgtgtgtgtgtgtgtgtgtgtgtgtgtgtgtgtgtgtgttccgtCGCGGTAGAGGCTGGGCCGACCAACTTTTTCTTTTCAGCTATTGATGGAGAGAGCACGAGAATATCACCATCCCATCTatgcttgttttattgatttaaaaAAGCATATGATTTGGTCAACCGCGATGCTTTTTGGCACATTCTTCATTATTCATATCAGTTGCCTCCCAAGTTGCTGGCCATTATTTGTGTCCTACACGAAAATTCCAGCGCTGCAGTAAAGACTAATGGGAAGGTATCTGACAAGTTCCCTGTCACCAACGGTGTCCGGCAAGGCCGTGTGTTGGCACCTGCCTTATTCAATCTATACTTTGACGTTACCATTCACATGGCTCTGGATGAGCACAGATCACAAGGAATGGGCATCAAAGTAGCCTACCATCATGATGCTGATCTTGTTGGGAACAGGAAGATCTCGGGGTTTGAATCTTTGGTGACTGATCTGGAGTATATTGACGATATGGCTCTTCTCTCTGACGTGACCTCACCACAATGCTGGACTCTCTATCAAACTGCTATAAGAAACTGGGTCTTGCTATTAGttgaaaaagacaaaaaccTTAGCAGTCCTACCATTTGAGTGCTCACACATTCAAATTCTTGTACCAATCCACCTTGTGCTGTGAGACGAGCCTATTGAAGTTGTCTCTTATTTCCAGTACTTGGGCAGCACAGCATTGTTCAAAATGATTGTGGATTGGACACGGAGATTAATTCCAGAATCTGTAAAGCCTCACAAGCCTTCCAGTCACTCTCTTGGATTTTGTGGTATCAACGTAAAAGATCAAGACCAGGACCAAGGTTCGTCTTTTGAACAGTGTGATTCTTCTAACCTTGCTGTATGGTCTTGAGTGCATCGTCCTCTTTGAGCCTCATGTTCGTCGTCTTGAGTCTTTTTTGATTCGTTGCCTTTGAATTATATTGGGGATTTCTGTCAGGGAGCAGAAGCGTCACACTACAATACGCAAGATAGCTAAACAGCAAAGGGTCTCATCTATTCTCTTACAACGTCATCTCCGTTTTCTTGGACATCTCCTAAGGATGTTCAATGATTGCTTACCCTAGCAGCTTGTTGTGTCTGCTCTTGTTGGTTGCAAGCGCAATGTCGGTGGACAGAAACGTTGTTGGCATGATGACCTCAAACAGTGtttagttattattattagtcaCTAACGGTGTCATTCTTTCGCCTCAAGGATtccatgtcagttttgtcatcagactttcaaacaacaaggCCTTTATAATCACCAGCATTTTTGTCGAGACAGACCTCGAGCAGTGTAGACTTGATGTTTTTTGGCCTGCATCTCCTGTACTCTCATGGTAATCATagagcacaagcagcaaatggatggtgtgtgtgtgtgtgtgtgtgtgtgtgtgtgtgtgtgtgtgtgtgtgtgtggtgtgtgtgtgtgtgtgtgtgtgtgtgtgtgagagagagagagagagaccagagtttatatatatataactatatttatatatagttatttatttatagatTACTAAGTTTGCTAACAGAAACTCATTGTATTTTCTTTGGCTGTTTTTGCACTACGGAAACTTGGAAATATatgagacacagaggacaccaGAATTCTAGCCAGCCTGACCAACGTTTATTATTCATGATGCAATTACAATATGGCAAGGAGTCACTATGTGTAGTACTTGAGTAGTTACaagtaaatttcaatttaCATATGCCACACGTAaaatatacattgattgattgtaTGGCTTGTTGTAGTAATTGTAGAGTTGCATTGTTCATTGAAAATTGGTCATTGtgattattatatatatttgttaatatttacTTTGCAGACCAGGCACTAACCATCTTCTGCATTTTTTGATCACTTTGCTCTTCTGGCCTTGGTTTATTGTCTGGATCATTTTTGTAAGACAATTGCTAAGTGCTCATGCAGAAAGTCTTATGGAACTCGTTATTCGTTATTTCTCATAAAGAAGTAAGGCAAAATGGCTATGTAGCTCTACTAACTTTTTAGCATTCTATAATATATGGTTGTCTGGGCCGTGACATTAGAGGTGGAGACCTGATTTTGTGTTATTTTTTTGTTAAAAAGTGTGGGATAAACAGTTGAACATTTGTGATTGCAATGTGACTTGATGTCATTTGGATACAAAGTGTTATGATTGACTTTTTACTTTTATAGGCCAAGGAATGTCTTTGTGAGGGGGGAGTATAGCTTATATATACAACATgatactatttatttatttatttgtttgtttatatttatttatttattatttattattatttatttatttattatttatttatgtatttatatatttattatttatttatttgttttattatttatttatttatttattatttattttttatttattatttatttatttatttatatatttattatttatttatttattatttattttgtttattctttatttattttgctatttatttatttattatttatttatcatttatttatttattatttatttatttatttatatatttattatttatttatttattcattcattcattcattttaTGATGTTAAGAGCACTTTCatcacaacaaaatctaacTACAATGCAGAGTTCCAGGCTGTAGTAGCCTGTCAGACAGTTCTAATGACATTCAAATCCGAAAACCCGCGAAGTTGTAGCTGGCTTAGTCGACGTTTTCCCGACAATGCTGATAATTTtgtcactaattaattatgtcaGAGTTCCACTTCtgcagacatacatgtactgtcaactggattcattcatttattcattatttatttatttatttatttttatttatttataaatggCACACACTGCATGATCATGAGCTGTAGACATCGGCAGACTGCCATATGTGGTGGGGGCGCATATATCGAGCAACAATTTTGTGGGGCCATGTACCCATGGTTCCGTTGCCTATGACTTTGATAGTGCTATAGTGAATGCTGGTTGGTTAAAACATATACCCAATTTAGTTGTAGGATTACTCCACTTCAAGGGCAGTTCATGCAATTGTGACCCTCACCATAATCACTCTCGACACAATCAGTCCAAGATTACCtaacagtacagtgtactttgTAATTTGTACGTCGTGGAGTCTTATGCACAAGCAAAACGGCTTGCATGCTTTGCAGGACCAGCGGAACACTCCAGATGTTGGGTGGGCCAATGTCTTGCATGGTCAAGCCCTGCCTAAGTAACaaaaaatagctaatttatttaattaatcacttgAACCAATATTTCCTGAAGTTCTCGTTAAAGCCCGGAGGTGGAAGTCCCATTTTCAAAAGTTGGGTAGGCCATAGCCCACCTGGCCCACCCTGCTCTGCCGGCCCTGCCTAGAGTGCTATAGCATTTTGTGCTGATTAGTTAATGGGTGGGTGCAACATGGCTCCTGTTGACTGACTTTTTAGATCTAGCATATGCCTGGTGATTTCTTCTTTATGAGAAATCAAGATCCAGATCGAATTTCTCTCGTCATAAGAATTTTTGCAAGGGCATACTGACTGTACTATTTTATATGTGTGTGCTAAAGTACAGCTCTGTTCCAGTGTATCATTGAAGGTGTCTAAGAAAAACAGCAAATAAAGATATGAATGCTTGTACTGTATACTAGCTATGAGAGTGCTAGTTAACTGTTActactgttgctgttgctgcatgcTGGTGCTATCGGAAGGTTTAAGTTAAATTTGCAGTGAccatatatgcatgtatgcaatgtctgtgttaattgtttgttgttgctttgctAATATGCATGCCATTTCATGGATGCAAGAAAATGTACAGTACAGGCCTGTATGCTGCTCTACCAACAGGAGGGTTGACTAAAAGGagaccttaattaattaatgacgtcattgtgATGGTGAGTGGCCGTAATAATTTTTATACGCGATGTGTTGTTTGAGCTGAATCCTCAGGCTTCTAAGGTTTGCTAGAGACACGTTtgatgccacacacacacacacacacacacacacacacacacacacacacacacacacacacacacacacacacacacacacacacacacacacacacacacacacacacacacacacacacatgcacatatgctcgtagctctgaagcgaatTAAGCTACATTTACTACTCTACAGattattgcatgcatgcaactaAAATATAACGTCTGATTCAAACCTCTAAACAGAAACACTGCATAGCttctttgcatattttgcaagtacactgtataGACCTAAGATTCTTTGTAGATATctacagacacatgcacaaatagaCGTGCAAAGTCAACTGTCGTACTTTTCAGAGTTTACTGGACTAAGTGTAGATGGAAACAAAGGTCTTCCTTGAACTGAGTTTGCCTGATCGTACAGGAGTAGAAATCATTTCTGGTGCGTGTCTGACAGATGCGTCTAAATCACGAAGATCTGTACAAGACAGTAGacgtgtatgtatatatatataccttcTCTATTCTCAGTAATCTACTAGCTAGGCTACCTGTAGCTATCGAACAGTCAGACTGGTCTGTACGTTCTCTAGAATGGGAAGCTATAGTCTCCAATGTTGCTGAATCGTCACCTAGATTGAAGAATAGTGATATCGGTGTTGAGAATAGTGCATCGATCGAAGTGCTGTGGCCGGACTTACCAATCGCAGTAGGCTCCCGTACAGAAGTGGACAATGGCTGACAGCTGAAAAAGCGTAAGCTTTGACTGTTATTCGTGAATTGATACAGAAGTACCAAGCAAGCTAACCTGCAGTTGAGTACGCGCCTCAAAAGAAATTCGGCAAGCGAGTTGAAACTGGGCAAGTATGGCGATCTCTCAAAGCGAGGAGTCTGTCGTAAGTAGATCGTTCCAGTCttaatattttgtattctGCGTCTAGTTGTATTTTCCGACAACCAGCCCCTCGTCTTGCACCTCCGTGCTTCCCTGCGCTACGCTGGCTTCTTGCGGATGTCGTCGACATTACAATAGACGTTATACTTCCGGTCACGTGCAGGATTTATCCGAAGCTCATACATGCATAAACACGAATGCGAAAACAGATAAATTTAGCTTTTTAACCTCTAACTGCTATATTTAAAGCGTTCCGTCTTTGCAGAGTCTACAAAGATAGTGTTGAATTTGCTACGGCTACTCAAACTGTGAACTGCAAAGCGTTCGCATCTTCATTTTTTGTGAGAATACAGAAAATGTACTACCTTATTGTAATATTTAAGCTTTGTCTTGTAAAGGTTGCTTATTTCGATGAACTTGAAAAATGTATACAAAATTCAAGATGGATTCCGAGGCGTTCTCCTCGCGCAACATCTGGACTGTGCCCCTCTAATGGAATAGGTTGTGCTTTCGCACTTCTAAAACTTAtaaccaaactagaattttaaaacttttttCTGAAAAAATAAATACCTGTAGATGTAgagattgtataaaaagtaatagaaacaagatttatataatatgaaccaaagccagacatcattattgaatccttccaacccccacattTCCTACATTTTAtaataatgatgtctggctttggttcatattatatAAATCTTGTTCCTATTACTTCTAAACAATTCCtacatttatttcttttttttttgAGTCGAAACTGAGGAGGGACTGGCTGTACGAGACtatcgcaagccaggctcttccgcggagtagctgagctaaacgcgcgtgaatcacacgaggatcTAGAAGAAGGAGCTTTTGCTGTTCTCGcgcgcgctggagcaattctggcaaaagctcctcctttTAGCGTGCGTGACTGCGCGGCGCGAACatgcctg is a genomic window of Corticium candelabrum chromosome 11, ooCorCand1.1, whole genome shotgun sequence containing:
- the LOC134187327 gene encoding uncharacterized protein LOC134187327 isoform X1 yields the protein MATLPPPHPDELQKPPEYSPPQQGYPPQGYPPPGYPPQRYPPPGYLPPGYPPQQPYYPPAPGPQERCRRRSRAADAACYHRYTITKFANRNSLYFLWLFLHYGNLEIYETQRTPEF
- the LOC134187327 gene encoding uncharacterized protein LOC134187327 isoform X2; protein product: MATLPPPHPDELQKPPEYSPPQQGYPPQGYPPPGYPPQRYPPPGYLPPGYPPQQPYYPPAPGPQAFRRDVAFFPCCRTLSSSEPRSRRSMLPPLYDQALTIFCIF
- the LOC134187327 gene encoding uncharacterized protein LOC134187327 isoform X3 produces the protein MATLPPPHPDELQKPPEYSPPQQGYPPQGYPPPGYPPQRYPPPGYLPPGYPPQQPYYPPAPGPQAFRRDVAFFPCCRTLSSSEPRSRRSMLPPLYDY